In a single window of the Clostridia bacterium genome:
- a CDS encoding uracil-xanthine permease: protein MNLTYQVKDKPGFGKTLIFALQQVLAILAATIAVPAIVGNGMSQSAALFGAGIGTLVYLCFTKFRSPVFLGSSFAFIGSMFAAFGGAASAAAGYVGLIIGAAFAGLVYVVIALVVKFAGVKWINKLMPAVVIGPTVSIIGLSLAGNAVGDLQVGKVMVDGASVASPYICILCGLITLFTVVLCSVYGKKMGKLIPFIIGIVAGYIAATIFTLIGNATGNDLLKVINFDAFKDLTVFAVPDFTFLKFSEGIKAIDGSYIATLAVAYVPVAFVVFAEHIADHKNLSSVIGSDLLEDPGLHRTLLGDGVGSVAGAIFGGCPNTTYGESVGCVAITGNASVVTIFTTAIMCLVISFFGPFVTFLASIPNCVMGGVCITLYGFIAVSGLKMIQKVDLNQNGNLFTVAVILICGIGGLSITFGKVTLTAIACALILGIITNLLVSKRTTNAPEFEEKAEEKIEQ, encoded by the coding sequence ATGAATCTGACTTACCAAGTCAAAGACAAGCCCGGGTTCGGCAAAACGCTGATCTTCGCGCTGCAGCAGGTGCTGGCGATCCTCGCCGCCACCATCGCCGTTCCGGCAATCGTCGGCAACGGCATGTCCCAGTCCGCGGCTCTCTTCGGCGCGGGCATCGGCACTCTCGTGTACCTTTGCTTCACCAAGTTCCGCAGCCCGGTCTTCCTGGGCAGCTCCTTCGCGTTCATCGGCTCGATGTTCGCGGCCTTCGGCGGAGCGGCTTCCGCGGCCGCCGGCTACGTCGGTCTCATCATCGGCGCGGCCTTCGCCGGTCTCGTCTACGTCGTCATCGCTCTGGTAGTCAAGTTCGCGGGCGTCAAGTGGATCAACAAGCTCATGCCCGCGGTCGTCATCGGCCCCACCGTTTCGATAATCGGCCTTTCGCTCGCCGGCAACGCCGTCGGCGATCTGCAGGTCGGCAAGGTCATGGTTGACGGCGCTTCCGTCGCCAGCCCCTACATCTGCATCCTCTGCGGACTGATCACCCTCTTCACCGTCGTGCTCTGCTCGGTCTACGGCAAGAAGATGGGCAAGCTCATCCCCTTCATCATCGGCATCGTCGCCGGCTACATCGCCGCCACGATCTTCACCCTCATCGGCAACGCCACCGGCAACGACCTGCTGAAAGTCATCAACTTTGACGCGTTCAAGGATCTGACCGTCTTCGCGGTTCCGGATTTCACCTTCCTCAAGTTCTCTGAGGGAATCAAGGCCATTGACGGCAGCTACATCGCCACCCTCGCGGTCGCTTACGTCCCGGTCGCGTTCGTCGTCTTCGCCGAGCACATCGCGGACCACAAGAACCTTTCCTCCGTCATCGGCAGCGACCTGCTTGAGGATCCGGGCCTCCACAGAACCCTCCTCGGCGACGGCGTCGGCTCCGTCGCGGGCGCGATCTTCGGCGGCTGCCCGAACACCACCTACGGCGAATCCGTCGGCTGCGTCGCCATCACCGGCAACGCCTCCGTCGTCACCATCTTCACCACGGCGATCATGTGCCTGGTCATCAGCTTCTTCGGACCGTTCGTGACCTTCCTCGCCTCCATCCCGAACTGCGTAATGGGCGGCGTCTGCATCACGCTCTACGGCTTCATCGCGGTCAGCGGACTTAAGATGATCCAGAAGGTCGACCTGAACCAGAACGGCAACCTCTTCACCGTCGCGGTCATCCTCATCTGCGGCATCGGCGGCCTCTCGATCACCTTCGGCAAGGTCACCCTCACCGCCATCGCCTGCGCGCTGATCCTCGGCATCATCACCAACCTCCTCGTCAGCAAGAGAACCACCAACGCTCCCGAGTTTGAAGAGAAGGCCGAAGAGAAGATCGAACAGTAA
- the sleB gene encoding spore cortex-lytic enzyme — MKNINENARRELKKHLIRLVAAGVLLAFAVGAAFGAAALSRYGSRGSEVTKIQEKLKRWGYYDGAVDGVYGPKTYEAVKYFQRKNGLTVDGVAGPKTLAAMGISSGSAGGSASAAGGYGGYGAADYELLARVISAEARGEPYSGQVAVGAVVLNRVRHPSFPNSVSGVVYQAGAFSCVNDGQINMAPAASAYRAAKDAINGVDPSGGAIYYYNPKTATSRWIRSRPVICTIGDHVFCM; from the coding sequence ATGAAGAATATCAACGAAAACGCACGCCGCGAGCTGAAAAAGCACCTGATAAGGCTCGTCGCGGCGGGGGTGCTGCTCGCCTTCGCGGTGGGAGCGGCGTTCGGCGCGGCGGCGCTGTCGCGCTACGGCTCACGCGGAAGCGAGGTCACTAAGATACAGGAGAAGCTGAAACGCTGGGGCTATTACGACGGCGCGGTCGACGGCGTTTACGGGCCGAAGACCTACGAGGCGGTCAAATACTTTCAGCGCAAAAACGGGCTGACGGTCGACGGCGTCGCCGGCCCGAAGACACTCGCGGCGATGGGCATTTCAAGCGGGAGCGCGGGCGGCTCGGCGTCCGCCGCCGGCGGATACGGCGGCTACGGCGCCGCGGACTACGAGCTGCTGGCGCGGGTCATTTCCGCGGAGGCGCGGGGCGAGCCCTATTCCGGGCAGGTAGCCGTCGGCGCGGTGGTGCTCAACCGCGTGCGGCACCCCTCCTTCCCCAACAGCGTCAGCGGAGTCGTCTATCAGGCGGGAGCGTTCAGCTGCGTAAACGACGGGCAAATCAATATGGCGCCGGCGGCTTCGGCTTACCGCGCGGCGAAGGACGCGATCAACGGCGTCGATCCCTCCGGCGGCGCGATATATTACTACAATCCGAAGACCGCCACGAGCAGGTGGATACGTTCAAGACCGGTGATATGTACGATAGGAGATCACGTCTTTTGCATGTAG
- the pyrR gene encoding bifunctional pyr operon transcriptional regulator/uracil phosphoribosyltransferase PyrR, with product MREKAILLDAISIERALMRVAHQIAEKNADIKSVCLIGIKTRGVPLAERIALNIAQITGATPDVGTLDITLYRDDLTRVADSPIVRDPQIPFSVEDKTVVLCDDVIYTGRTIRAAMDAVMDAGRPARIQLFELIDRGHRELPIRPDFVGKNVPTSQAEVITVRLRETDGETCVKLLER from the coding sequence ATGCGTGAAAAGGCGATACTTCTCGACGCGATCTCGATCGAACGCGCGCTGATGCGCGTAGCGCACCAGATCGCCGAGAAGAACGCGGATATCAAGTCCGTCTGCCTTATCGGGATAAAGACGCGCGGCGTGCCGCTTGCGGAGCGCATCGCGCTGAACATCGCGCAGATAACCGGCGCGACCCCGGACGTCGGCACGCTGGACATCACCCTCTACCGCGACGACCTGACGAGAGTCGCGGATTCGCCCATAGTGCGCGATCCGCAGATACCCTTCTCGGTCGAGGATAAGACGGTCGTCCTCTGCGACGACGTCATCTACACCGGCCGCACGATACGCGCGGCGATGGACGCGGTCATGGACGCCGGCCGTCCGGCGCGGATACAGCTTTTCGAGCTGATAGACCGCGGCCACCGCGAGCTGCCGATACGCCCCGACTTCGTCGGCAAGAACGTCCCGACCTCGCAGGCGGAGGTAATCACCGTCCGCCTCCGCGAGACCGACGGCGAGACCTGCGTGAAGCTGCTGGAGAGATAA
- the tsaA gene encoding tRNA (N6-threonylcarbamoyladenosine(37)-N6)-methyltransferase TrmO, with amino-acid sequence MEFRIVARLRGDFPEKFGVPRQSGLAKTLSRVVFEPEFRDANALRGIEEYSHLWLLWLFDGVGEEYSPTVRPPRLGGNRRVGVFATRSPFRPNPIGLSLVRLVKVGKENGLGTVLTVEGADMTDGTAIVDIKPYLPYADCAPHAEGGFGEALKGAKLSVEIPPSEAAKLPPEKLAALVSALEQDPRPAYQDEPGRVYGLSYAGRQVKFTVAGGKATVLSIGE; translated from the coding sequence ATGGAGTTCAGAATCGTTGCGCGGCTGCGCGGGGACTTTCCGGAAAAGTTCGGAGTTCCGCGCCAGAGCGGGCTCGCGAAGACGCTTTCGCGCGTCGTTTTCGAGCCGGAGTTCCGCGACGCTAACGCGCTGCGCGGCATAGAGGAGTATTCGCACCTCTGGCTGCTCTGGCTTTTCGACGGCGTCGGGGAGGAGTACAGCCCCACCGTCCGCCCGCCGCGGCTCGGCGGGAACAGGCGCGTCGGTGTCTTCGCCACGCGCTCGCCGTTTCGCCCCAATCCGATCGGGCTTTCGCTCGTGCGGCTCGTGAAGGTCGGGAAGGAGAACGGCCTCGGCACGGTGCTCACCGTCGAGGGCGCGGATATGACCGACGGCACGGCGATCGTCGATATAAAGCCGTACCTGCCTTACGCCGACTGCGCTCCGCACGCCGAAGGGGGCTTCGGCGAGGCGCTGAAGGGCGCGAAGCTCAGCGTGGAGATCCCGCCTTCGGAGGCGGCGAAGCTGCCGCCGGAGAAGCTCGCGGCGCTCGTTTCCGCGCTGGAGCAGGACCCCCGTCCCGCGTATCAGGACGAGCCCGGCCGCGTCTACGGCCTATCCTACGCCGGCAGGCAGGTGAAGTTCACAGTCGCGGGCGGAAAAGCGACGGTGCTGAGTATCGGCGAATGA